Proteins from one Triticum aestivum cultivar Chinese Spring chromosome 7A, IWGSC CS RefSeq v2.1, whole genome shotgun sequence genomic window:
- the LOC123152427 gene encoding uncharacterized protein — protein sequence MARSMDMVPLLLLCMAAAMEGAAALHLCVDRLYDSTQGKHDDGLPHLNPTEEATWMALLPRKLGAKAEFDWLALYRSLTRGAGGAPAEFLSQASLHDVRLAPGSMYWQGQQTNLEYLLYLDPDRLTWSFRQQAGLPTVGEPYGGWEAPDGHLRGHFVGHYLSASAHMWASTHNDTLREKMARVVDILDDCQRKMGTGYLSAYPDEVFDMYEELSEAWSPYYTIHKIMQGLLDQYTLASNRKGLDMVVWMTDYFSERVKNLIQTHSIQRHWEAMNEETGGLNDVMYQLYTLTKEQKHLTMAHLFDKPCFLGPLSLHDDDIAGLHVNTHIPVLVGAQKRYEVVGDHLYKDIATFFFDVVNSSHIFATGGTSTSEHWHDPKRLVDEIKISSNEETCTTYDLLKVSRNLFRWTKEVKYADHYERLLINGIMGNQRGTQPGVMIYFLPMGPGRSKSISGGHPSGLPPKNPGGWGGPNDTFWCCYGTGIESFSKLGDTIYFLEEGEVPGLYIAQHIPSTFDWKAAGLTVVQQAKPLLSTDPYFEVTISISAKGDAQPAKVSVRIPSWTSTADAMATLNGKKLNLTSAGDFLTLTKLWGDDTLVLQFPINLRTEAIKDDRPEYASIQAVLFGPHLLAGLTHGNKAINATEHSNDGLTPGMWEVDARNATSTADWIAALPHEAINSQLVTLTQRSGAQTFVLSVSATDGTLTMERMPVAGSDACVRATIVVDTYVVDSTAAEHGAAAPVLHGPNVTIAPFDRPGMAITNGFEVKLHPGPEALFNAVPGLDGLPGSVSLELGTRPGCFVRAPAGYSAGDKAQVGCRTSSGGGDDAAFRKAASFTQAAPLRLYHPLSFVAKGTERSFVLEPLRSLQDEFYTVYFNLVTAAADS from the exons ATGGCGCGAAGCATGGACATGGTGCCGCTGCTGCTTCTGTGCATGGCCGCGGCCAtggagggcgcggcggcgctgCACCTGTGCGTGGACCGGCTGTACGACAGCACGCAGGGCAAGCACGACGACGGCCTGCCCCACCTGAACCCGACGGAGGAGGCGACCTGGATGGCGCTCCTGCCGCGCAAGCTCGGCGCCAAGGCCGAGTTCGACTGGCTCGCGCTCTACCGGAGCCTCACGCGCGGCGCCGGCGGCGCCCCTGCGGAGTTCCTCTCCCAGGCGTCCCTGCACGACGTCCGCCTCGCCCCCGGCTCCATGTACTGGCAGGGCCAGCAGACCAACCTCGAGTACCTCCTCTACCTCGACCCCGACCGCCTCACCTGGAGCTTCCGCCAGCAGGCCGGCCTGCCCACCGTCGGCGAGCCCTACGGCGGGTGGGAGGCGCCCGACGGCCACCTCCGCGGCCATTTCGTAG GGCACTACCTGAGCGCGAGCGCGCACATGTGGGCGAGCACGCACAACGACACCCTGAGGGAGAAGATGGCCAGGGTGGTGGACATCCTCGACGACTGCCAGAGGAAGATGGGCACGGGGTACCTTTCGGCTTACCCCGACGAGGTGTTCGACATGTACGAGGAGCTCTCCGAGGCCTGGTCGCCCTACTACACCATCCACAAG ATCATGCAAGGCCTTCTGGATCAGTACACGTTGGCTTCGAATCGAAAGGGCCTTGACATGGTGGTGTGGATGACGGATTACTTCAGCGAGCGTGTGAAGAACCTGATACAGACGCACTCGATCCAGAGGCACTGGGAGGCGATGAACGAGGAGACCGGCGGATTGAACGATGTCATGTATCAACTGTATACCCTGACG AAAGAGCAGAAGCACCTAACGATGGCCCATCTTTTCGACAAACCGTGCTTCCTCGGCCCCCTCAGCCTTCAT GATGATGATATAGCGGGGTTGCATGTTAACACTCACATTCCTGTCCTAGTCGGTGCGCAAAAGAGATATGAAGTCGTCGGTGACCATCTTTACAAG GACATTGCAACATTCTTCTTTGACGTTGTAAACTCCTCCCACATATTTGCAACAGGAGGCACATCTACCTCGGAACACTG GCACGACCCGAAGCGACTAGTAGACGAGATCAAAATCAGCTCCAACGAGGAGACTTGCACCACCTACGACTTGCTTAAG GTGTCCCGAAACCTGTTCAGGTGGACGAAGGAAGTCAAGTATGCCGATCACTACGAGAGGCTGCTCATCAATGGGATCATGGGCAACCAGAGGGGAACGCAGCCTGGTGTCATGATCTACTTCCTTCCCATGGGTCCTGGGCGATCCAAGAGCATCAGCGGCGGGCACCCTTccggccttccccccaagaacccCGGGGGGTGGGGAGGTCCAAATGACACCTTCTGGTGCTGCTACGGGACag GGATAGAATCGTTCTCAAAGTTGGGGGACACCATATACTTCCTGGAGGAGGGTGAAGTGCCGGGGCTCTACATCGCGCAGCACATACCGAGCACCTTCGACTGGAAAGCAGCAGGCCTCACCGTGGTGCAGCAGGCCAAGCCACTGCTGTCGACGGATCCTTACTTTGAAGTCACAATCTCCATTTCTGCCAAG GGAGATGCCCAGCCAGCAAAGGTGAGCGTGAGGATCCCTTCATGGACATCCACAGCTGACGCAATGGCAACTCTGAATGGCAAAAAACTCAACCTGACATCTGCAG GTGATTtcctcacgttgacaaaactctggGGCGATGATACCTTAGTGCTCCAATTTCCCATTAACTTGAGAACCGAGGCAATCAAAG ATGACCGGCCGGAGTATGCGTCCATCCAGGCGGTGCTGTTCGGGCCGCACCTCCTCGCCGGCCTGACACACGGCAACAAGGCCATTAACGCGACCGAGCACTCCAACGACGGCCTGACCCCGGGCATGTGGGAGGTGGACGCCAGGAACGCCACCTCCACGGCCGACTGGATCGCCGCGCTCCCTCATGAGGCGATCAACTCGCAGCTCGTCACCCTGACGCAGCGGTCCGGCGCGCAGACCTTCGTCCTGTCGGTGTCGGCCACCGACGGCACGCTGACAATGGAGCGTATGCCCGTCGCCGGCAGCGACGCGTGCGTGCGCGCCACGATCGTGGTCGACACGTACGTGGTGGACAGCACCGCCGCTGAGCACGGCGCCGCCGCTCCTGTTCTGCATGGGCCGAACGTGACGATCGCGCCGTTCGACAGGCCGGGCATGGCGATCACCAACGGCTTCGAGGTCAAGCTGCATCCAGGGCCGGAGGCCCTGTTCAACGCCGTGCCCGGGCTGGACGGGCTCCCCGGCTCGGTGTCCCTGGAGCTCGGCACCAGGCCAGGGTGCTTCGTGAGGGCGCCCGCGGGCTACAGCGCCGGCGACAAGGCCCAGGTCGGCTGCCGgacgagcagcggcggcggcgacgacgcggcGTTCCGGAAGGCGGCGAGCTTCACGCAGGCGGCGCCGCTGCGCCTGTACCACCCGCTGAGCTTCGTGGCCAAGGGCACGGAGAGGAGCTTCGTGCTGGAGCCGCTGCGGAGCCTCCAGGACGAGTTCTACACCGTCTACTTCAACCtggtcaccgccgccgccgacagctGA